The following are encoded together in the Daucus carota subsp. sativus chromosome 5, DH1 v3.0, whole genome shotgun sequence genome:
- the LOC108219991 gene encoding jasmonate-induced oxygenase 1 isoform X2, which produces MEVAAGEPVRVQTLSQITKASRIPSQYIQPPETRPDPHTSQITLPSISLSSHRDSAALRREIGEACRDWGAFHVIDHGVPVNLLSDMRNNGRSFFEDKELEEKMKYSCDPNLPASEGYGSRMLVESNDTVLDWRDYFDHHTMPVSRRNPSKWPDSPSNYREVVAEYSDHMHALAQKLLCLISESLGLPSSCIEEAAGEFYQNITVSYYPPCPQPELALGLQSHSDMGAITLLIQDDVGGLQVLKDGEWVTVHPVSDAIVVILADQTEILLLSYMPFADLEK; this is translated from the exons ATGGAAGTTGCCGCCGGCGAGCCGGTAAGAGTCCAAACCCTATCCCAAATCACCAAAGCCTCACGGATCCCCTCTCAATACATCCAACCACccgagacccgacccgaccccCATACCTCTCAGATCACCCTCCCGTCAATCTCCCTCAGCAGCCACCGTGACTCCGCCGCCCTCCGCCGTGAAATCGGCGAGGCCTGCCGAGACTGGGGCGCCTTTCACGTCATCGATCATGGCGTTCCGGTAAATTTGCTGAGTGATATGCGAAACAACGGGCGATCATTTTTTGAAGATAAGGAACTTGAGGAAAAGATGAAGTATTCTTGTGATCCTAATTTGCCTGCCTCTGAAGGATATGGAAGCCGGATGCTGGTTGAATCTAACGACACCGTTTTGGATTGGAGAGATTATTTTGATCATCATACAATGCCCGTTTCTCGGAGGAATCCATCCAAGTGGCCTGACTCTCCTTCTAACTATAG GGAAGTTGTAGCAGAGTATAGTGATCACATGCATGCCCTAGCACAAAAGCTTTTGTGTTTGATTTCTGAAAGTCTGGGCttgccttcatcttgcatagaAGAGGCTGCAGGGGAATTTTACCAGAATATAACTGTGAGTTATTACCCGCCTTGCCCGCAGCCAGAGCTTGCTCTTGGTCTTCAATCTCATTCCGACATGGGTGCCATCACCCTGCTCATCCAAGATGATGTTGGAGGTCTTCAGGTGTTGAAGGATGGTGAATGGGTAACTGTACATCCTGTATCTGATGCCATTGTTGTAATATTGGCTGACCAAACTGAG ATTTTGCTCCTTTCTTATATGCCGTTTGCAGACCTTGAAAAGTGA
- the LOC108219991 gene encoding jasmonate-induced oxygenase 4 isoform X1, whose protein sequence is MEVAAGEPVRVQTLSQITKASRIPSQYIQPPETRPDPHTSQITLPSISLSSHRDSAALRREIGEACRDWGAFHVIDHGVPVNLLSDMRNNGRSFFEDKELEEKMKYSCDPNLPASEGYGSRMLVESNDTVLDWRDYFDHHTMPVSRRNPSKWPDSPSNYREVVAEYSDHMHALAQKLLCLISESLGLPSSCIEEAAGEFYQNITVSYYPPCPQPELALGLQSHSDMGAITLLIQDDVGGLQVLKDGEWVTVHPVSDAIVVILADQTEVITNGQYRSAIHRAITNANRARLSVATFHDPAKTKTISPVIHPPRYKQVLYGDYVSLWYTKGPDGKRNIDALQI, encoded by the exons ATGGAAGTTGCCGCCGGCGAGCCGGTAAGAGTCCAAACCCTATCCCAAATCACCAAAGCCTCACGGATCCCCTCTCAATACATCCAACCACccgagacccgacccgaccccCATACCTCTCAGATCACCCTCCCGTCAATCTCCCTCAGCAGCCACCGTGACTCCGCCGCCCTCCGCCGTGAAATCGGCGAGGCCTGCCGAGACTGGGGCGCCTTTCACGTCATCGATCATGGCGTTCCGGTAAATTTGCTGAGTGATATGCGAAACAACGGGCGATCATTTTTTGAAGATAAGGAACTTGAGGAAAAGATGAAGTATTCTTGTGATCCTAATTTGCCTGCCTCTGAAGGATATGGAAGCCGGATGCTGGTTGAATCTAACGACACCGTTTTGGATTGGAGAGATTATTTTGATCATCATACAATGCCCGTTTCTCGGAGGAATCCATCCAAGTGGCCTGACTCTCCTTCTAACTATAG GGAAGTTGTAGCAGAGTATAGTGATCACATGCATGCCCTAGCACAAAAGCTTTTGTGTTTGATTTCTGAAAGTCTGGGCttgccttcatcttgcatagaAGAGGCTGCAGGGGAATTTTACCAGAATATAACTGTGAGTTATTACCCGCCTTGCCCGCAGCCAGAGCTTGCTCTTGGTCTTCAATCTCATTCCGACATGGGTGCCATCACCCTGCTCATCCAAGATGATGTTGGAGGTCTTCAGGTGTTGAAGGATGGTGAATGGGTAACTGTACATCCTGTATCTGATGCCATTGTTGTAATATTGGCTGACCAAACTGAG GTTATAACAAATGGCCAATATAGAAGTGCCATACATCGTGCCATCACCAATGCCAACAGGGCCCGCCTTTCAGTTGCTACATTCCATGACCCTGCAAAGACGAAGACAATCTCCCCAGTTATTCATCCTCCTCGATACAAACAAGTGCTCTATGGTGATTATGTTTCGTTGTGGTATACAAAGGGGCCAGATGGGAAAAGAAACATTGATGCCCTTCAGATTTAG
- the LOC108221545 gene encoding uncharacterized protein LOC108221545: MDNMTSTVEITLRKFKSSDVEAFMEWAGNPNVTQFCRWDTFSSKDDALNFLNGIIKSHPWYRAICINDSPIGSIYVMPGNAGKDERRGEIGYAISEKYWGSGIATKPVKMVCSCVFKELDYLDRVEALVFDVNTASQKVLEKAGFYKEGTLRKYFFVKGESRDIVVYSILNPDRYDVDCGFVQA, from the coding sequence ATGGATAACATGACAAGTACTGTAGAAATTACtctcagaaaattcaaatcctCAGACGTTGAAGCTTTTATGGAGTGGGCTGGAAACCCGAATGTTACTCAGTTCTGTCGATGGGACACTTTTAGTTCAAAGGATGATGCTCTGAACTTCTTGAACGGGATCATTAAATCCCATCCCTGGTACCGAGCCATTTGCATTAATGACTCTCCCATTGGCTCTATCTACGTGATGCCTGGCAATGCCGGGAAAGATGAACGCAGAGGAGAGATCGGATACGCGATCAGTGAAAAATATTGGGGTTCTGGTATTGCAACTAAACCTGTGAAGATGGTGTGCTCATGTGTGTTCAAGGAGCTGGATTATCTAGATAGAGTGGAGGCCTTGGTTTTTGATGTCAACACAGCTTCACAAAAGGTTTTGGAGAAAGCAGGTTTCTACAAGGAGGGTACACTAAGGAAATATTTCTTTGTTAAGGGGGAGAGTAGAGACATTGTTGTGTACAGCATCTTGAATCCGGACAGATATGACGTGGACTGTGGATTTGTTCAAGCCTGA